One Nitrospira sp. DNA window includes the following coding sequences:
- a CDS encoding hypothetical protein (Similar to TadZ/CpaE, associated with Flp pilus assembly): MSKTRQSEKGSVAVEFAILLPLFIMFVWGAIEFGMAYYTQEVLTNASREGARAGIVQVSPKLTPTQIQTIVTDYVRNAGVPVASLNTPVVTGAGGLFPTPLTVTTTYNYTFRIVSMITAGAVPSSITLTATSVMRNE; encoded by the coding sequence ATGTCGAAAACCAGACAGAGCGAGAAAGGCAGTGTCGCAGTCGAATTTGCGATCCTCCTTCCCTTGTTCATCATGTTCGTGTGGGGGGCCATTGAGTTTGGGATGGCCTACTACACGCAGGAAGTCCTCACAAACGCGAGTAGGGAAGGGGCTCGAGCTGGAATTGTGCAAGTCTCGCCGAAGCTGACGCCAACGCAAATTCAGACGATTGTTACAGATTATGTCAGGAACGCCGGGGTTCCCGTCGCCAGCCTGAATACTCCGGTGGTCACAGGAGCGGGCGGCTTGTTTCCAACCCCGCTTACGGTGACAACGACCTATAACTACACCTTCCGGATCGTCTCAATGATCACGGCCGGAGCGGTTCCGTCTTCCATCACACTCACCGCCACGAGCGTTATGAGGAACGAATGA
- a CDS encoding Type II/IV secretion system secretin RcpA/CpaC, associated with Flp pilus assembly, protein MNIMAKIGDTRWMVAILVAGSVMVSGMQARVALAEGIAPVTIGSSQVQRLELTVGKSKVLEVPVPLKRASLANPDIADTVILSPTQIYVTGKTVGVTNLTLWQDADKISSIIDVVIMPDLSRIKEDLHLLFPNERGIAVAATHDRLTLSGVVSNAAALPKVLDMAESYAPKRVVNMLGVGGVQQVMLEVRVAEMDRELIRRLGINLAAVASNAFGVTALNNLTSLIGPGVVSSAPTLGQDVTSTINSVANFNTGSISWTGYIDALKQQNVVKVLAKPTLVAINGQEAAFLAGGEFPIPVPQAFGVVTIQFKKFGVGLTFTPNVLANDHIGISVAPEVSELDFTNALRLQGFTIPAITTRRASTVIELADGQSFAIGGLLRDNLRESVSKFPVLGEIPILGALFRSSSFQKNETELLIIVTPHLVKPMDVATQSLPTDYYVEPNDFEFYLLGLAEKGGFGGSRDLRSPVTDVEKPRTLGSVKRFDGGFGHIVP, encoded by the coding sequence GTGAATATTATGGCGAAGATCGGCGACACCCGGTGGATGGTTGCCATTCTTGTTGCGGGGTCAGTGATGGTCAGCGGTATGCAGGCACGAGTGGCGTTAGCCGAGGGCATTGCGCCCGTAACGATAGGAAGCAGCCAGGTGCAACGACTCGAGCTGACGGTCGGGAAGTCGAAGGTTCTTGAGGTGCCTGTGCCTCTCAAGCGGGCATCCCTGGCTAATCCTGACATCGCGGATACCGTCATTCTCTCCCCGACCCAGATCTATGTAACCGGGAAGACGGTCGGTGTCACCAATCTGACGTTGTGGCAGGATGCCGACAAGATCTCCTCCATCATTGACGTGGTCATCATGCCGGACCTGAGCAGGATCAAGGAGGATCTCCACCTCCTGTTCCCCAATGAGCGCGGTATCGCGGTTGCGGCGACACACGATCGTTTGACGCTTTCGGGAGTCGTTTCCAATGCCGCTGCGCTTCCGAAGGTGCTGGATATGGCCGAATCCTATGCCCCGAAACGAGTGGTGAACATGCTCGGGGTTGGTGGCGTGCAGCAGGTCATGTTGGAAGTCCGGGTCGCGGAAATGGACCGAGAGTTGATCAGACGGCTCGGCATTAATCTGGCCGCAGTTGCCTCCAATGCCTTTGGGGTGACTGCGTTGAACAATTTGACGTCGCTGATTGGGCCGGGAGTTGTCTCAAGCGCGCCGACACTTGGCCAAGACGTTACGTCGACGATCAACTCGGTGGCCAATTTTAATACCGGCAGCATCTCATGGACCGGATATATCGATGCCTTGAAGCAGCAGAATGTGGTCAAGGTCTTGGCCAAACCGACCTTGGTAGCGATCAACGGCCAGGAGGCGGCCTTCCTCGCCGGCGGCGAATTCCCGATTCCGGTCCCCCAGGCGTTCGGCGTCGTGACAATTCAGTTTAAGAAGTTCGGCGTTGGTCTCACCTTTACGCCGAATGTGCTGGCCAATGACCACATTGGCATTAGCGTTGCGCCGGAAGTGTCGGAACTGGACTTCACCAATGCTCTGAGGCTGCAGGGATTCACCATTCCAGCGATCACGACCAGAAGGGCTTCGACCGTCATCGAATTGGCCGACGGTCAAAGCTTCGCGATCGGTGGCTTGCTCCGTGACAACCTTCGTGAGAGCGTGAGTAAGTTCCCTGTGTTGGGAGAGATTCCCATCCTCGGGGCGCTGTTCCGGAGTTCTTCGTTTCAAAAGAATGAGACCGAGTTGCTTATTATCGTGACACCGCATCTCGTGAAGCCCATGGATGTGGCCACGCAAAGCCTGCCCACCGACTATTACGTGGAGCCGAACGATTTCGAATTCTACCTGCTTGGGCTGGCCGAGAAAGGTGGGTTCGGCGGCAGCAGGGATCTGCGCAGCCCCGTGACCGATGTCGAAAAACCACGGACCTTGGGATCAGTCAAACGATTCGACGGTGGGTTCGGTCATATCGTGCCCTAA